From a single Pirellulales bacterium genomic region:
- a CDS encoding metallophosphoesterase, translated as MPVVTIVLTLLALLGHAALWVGFVNRAHAVGFSRVITKLLSGCGHMLLMLTPLLALGLWLSSGESLDAWLSQSAHAQLLWLYLIPCWILALAIVVLWVQRHWVTTPLAVVLEQRTRLVDVAALLGKKPLAGGRARLLAHVPGNQVLQLAVDEKQFVLERLPSQLEGFSITHLTDLHITGRIGVEFFQEVVQQANALRSDMIVLTGDILDKIELLGWIPQTLAPLSAPLGTYFVLGNHDEYTGAAPRIRQALTGVGFTDIGNQWRRLDVAGAEVILAGNEAPWFRPPPDMQRCPPRSSDRPQLRLLLAHSPDQWPWARRCDFDLMLAGHTHGGQIRLPLIGPIFAPSMHGVKYASGTFYANPTLMHVSRGISAELPLRINCRPELTKIVLQSK; from the coding sequence ATGCCCGTCGTCACCATCGTGCTGACTCTGCTTGCCCTGCTGGGACATGCCGCGCTGTGGGTCGGCTTTGTAAACCGCGCCCACGCCGTAGGCTTCTCAAGAGTTATCACCAAGCTCCTCTCCGGCTGCGGACACATGCTGCTGATGTTGACGCCCCTGTTGGCCCTGGGCCTGTGGCTCAGTTCTGGAGAATCGCTGGATGCATGGCTCTCGCAGTCGGCGCATGCGCAGCTATTATGGCTGTATCTCATCCCCTGCTGGATTCTGGCGCTGGCCATCGTGGTGTTATGGGTCCAACGCCATTGGGTCACCACCCCCTTGGCAGTCGTCCTCGAACAGCGCACCAGGCTTGTCGATGTGGCCGCCCTGCTGGGGAAAAAACCGCTGGCCGGCGGGCGTGCCCGGCTGCTTGCTCACGTGCCCGGAAACCAGGTGCTGCAACTGGCCGTCGACGAAAAGCAGTTCGTCTTGGAGCGTTTACCCTCTCAGCTCGAAGGCTTTTCGATTACCCACCTCACCGATTTGCACATCACCGGCCGAATCGGCGTCGAATTCTTTCAGGAAGTCGTCCAGCAAGCCAACGCCCTACGGTCAGATATGATTGTTCTCACCGGTGACATCCTCGACAAAATAGAATTGCTCGGTTGGATTCCCCAAACCCTGGCCCCTTTGTCGGCCCCGTTGGGAACCTATTTTGTTTTGGGAAATCACGACGAATACACTGGCGCCGCGCCGCGCATTCGCCAAGCCTTAACCGGCGTGGGTTTTACCGACATCGGCAACCAATGGCGCCGCTTGGACGTGGCCGGGGCCGAAGTCATCCTGGCGGGGAATGAAGCGCCGTGGTTTCGCCCGCCGCCGGACATGCAGCGCTGTCCGCCACGCTCCTCCGATCGACCACAACTGCGGCTGCTGCTGGCGCACTCTCCCGATCAATGGCCTTGGGCCCGCCGCTGCGATTTCGACCTGATGCTGGCCGGCCACACGCACGGCGGTCAAATTCGCTTGCCGCTGATCGGTCCGATTTTCGCCCCCAGCATGCACGGCGTGAAATATGCCAGTGGAACTTTTTACGCTAACCCCACGCTCATGCACGTCAGCCGCGGCATCTCCGCTGAGCTGCCGCTGCGAATTAACTGCCGCCCGGAACTCACAAAAATTGTGCTCCAGAGCAAATAA